A DNA window from Rhodococcus sp. Z13 contains the following coding sequences:
- a CDS encoding cupin domain-containing protein, producing the protein MDKLSLTALARQQLKLAATSSSGRSSQTVFGGHTRHLRQTVVALLAGHELGEHDSPGEATIQVLSGQLQLVAGNDVWKGSAGDLIVIPAVRHSVSAIEDVAFLLTVAK; encoded by the coding sequence ATGGACAAGCTTTCGTTGACCGCGCTGGCGCGACAGCAACTCAAGCTCGCGGCGACGTCGAGCAGCGGACGCAGTTCGCAGACGGTGTTCGGTGGGCACACCAGGCATCTGCGGCAGACCGTCGTGGCCCTGCTCGCCGGGCACGAACTCGGCGAGCACGACAGCCCGGGGGAGGCCACCATCCAGGTGCTGTCCGGTCAGCTCCAGCTGGTCGCCGGCAACGACGTGTGGAAGGGCTCGGCGGGCGATCTCATCGTCATCCCCGCCGTCCGGCACAGCGTCAGCGCCATCGAGGACGTCGCGTTCCTGCTGACGGTCGCCAAGTGA